One Paracoccus jeotgali DNA window includes the following coding sequences:
- a CDS encoding FAD-binding oxidoreductase, whose amino-acid sequence MTRSPIDIEPRRPSPIPGAHGLEGVTPRETLTGQPVVVNDAFIQSLERVCASVDVDDNSRRDYARDWWPLGMVWATTGHVARMPAAVARPRSVDEVAAVLRLANDAGVPVTAAGGRSGVLGNSLPVFGGVVLDLTQLSGITDLRGDDLTVDVMAGTFGDDFEAALQKQDYTAGHWPQSMKLATVGGWIACSGAGQMSTRYGTMADITKGVTVVLADGRVVETSEYSHSSTGPDMTQLFVGSEGTLGVIVSARLHIHKKAEYSESGAWAFDSFDEGADAIRRFSQRGARPAVVRLYDATESRRNFDTRDQHILLIHDEGDPAIVAGIMAVVREECDGKLSDKALVDRWLDNRNSVHALDDLILDRAPDTMEITAPWSRLARIYHDATAAMMAVDGTRTATAHISHAYPGSAGLYFMFGGRPELEDRPRWYREVWNAGARSVLANGGNLAHHHGVGLQRARLMGEALGSGLDLLQSVKDALDPNGILNPGKLGLSNPFGPTPDWADKAAPQA is encoded by the coding sequence ATGACTCGCAGCCCTATCGACATTGAACCCCGCAGACCCAGCCCAATCCCCGGTGCGCACGGTCTTGAAGGTGTCACGCCCCGAGAAACGCTGACCGGGCAGCCCGTCGTCGTGAACGACGCCTTCATCCAGTCACTAGAGCGGGTCTGCGCATCGGTGGATGTCGACGACAACAGCCGCAGGGACTACGCCCGCGACTGGTGGCCCTTGGGAATGGTCTGGGCCACGACCGGGCATGTTGCGCGCATGCCGGCCGCCGTCGCGCGCCCCAGAAGCGTCGACGAGGTGGCTGCCGTTCTGCGCCTTGCCAACGACGCCGGCGTGCCGGTGACGGCAGCCGGTGGGCGCAGCGGTGTTCTCGGCAACTCGCTGCCGGTCTTCGGTGGCGTAGTGCTGGACCTGACGCAACTGTCCGGCATCACCGATCTCCGCGGCGATGACCTGACGGTCGACGTCATGGCGGGTACCTTCGGCGACGACTTCGAGGCCGCGTTGCAGAAGCAGGACTATACCGCCGGACACTGGCCACAGTCGATGAAGCTGGCGACCGTCGGCGGCTGGATCGCCTGTTCCGGCGCGGGTCAGATGTCCACGCGGTATGGCACTATGGCCGACATCACCAAGGGTGTGACGGTGGTGCTGGCGGACGGGCGCGTGGTCGAGACGTCCGAGTATTCGCATTCATCCACGGGCCCGGACATGACGCAGCTGTTCGTCGGCTCGGAAGGGACACTCGGGGTGATCGTCTCGGCGCGGCTGCACATTCACAAGAAGGCCGAATACAGTGAAAGCGGCGCTTGGGCGTTTGACAGCTTCGACGAGGGTGCCGACGCGATCCGGCGCTTTTCGCAGCGTGGTGCGCGTCCGGCCGTCGTGCGCCTGTATGACGCGACCGAGTCGCGGCGCAACTTCGACACCAGGGACCAACATATCCTGCTGATCCACGATGAAGGCGATCCCGCGATCGTCGCCGGCATCATGGCCGTCGTGCGTGAGGAATGCGATGGTAAGCTCAGCGACAAGGCGCTGGTGGATCGCTGGCTTGACAACCGCAACAGCGTTCACGCGTTGGATGATCTGATCCTGGATCGGGCCCCAGATACCATGGAGATCACCGCGCCGTGGTCGCGGCTGGCGCGCATTTATCATGACGCTACAGCCGCGATGATGGCGGTTGACGGCACGCGCACCGCGACCGCGCACATCTCGCATGCTTACCCTGGCAGCGCTGGTCTTTACTTCATGTTCGGCGGTCGCCCCGAACTGGAGGATCGCCCGCGTTGGTATCGCGAGGTGTGGAACGCAGGCGCCCGTTCGGTTCTGGCCAACGGTGGCAACCTTGCGCATCATCACGGCGTGGGACTTCAGCGCGCGCGTTTGATGGGCGAGGCGCTGGGTTCAGGGCTGGATCTGCTGCAGTCGGTCAAGGATGCGCTTGATCCCAACGGCATTCTCAACCCCGGCAAGCTGGGCTTGTCCAACC
- a CDS encoding glycerol-3-phosphate dehydrogenase/oxidase, translating into MNTVEQQVTAELDRLAADEPLSCRARHLARLSGGRFDVLVIGGGITGAGIALDAVARGLSVALVEAGDFASGTSSRSSKMIHGGFRYLQTGDVALVRESLRERHALQRNAPHLVRVMPFMIPLFLKGGVINPKLSRALGGALWSYQLAGAWRLGRRHRRLSHDEVARHMPSLDMARIGAGYMFHDLRADDARLVLAVLASAATRGACVVNHARCVGLSDCRKGIRTARIAVDGEETDVSARMVVNATGVWAQKFLEAVSVHSPRKLAPAKGTHIVVPHALVRNDVAVSLPVASDRRTVSVVDEGPFAYIGSTETTDPADVDKPSVTENDISYILDGINRHLVRPVTPSDIISGWAGFRPLIADGKSARSSDLSRRHSIEQEADRLITVTGGKLTTYREMAEGTVDVICQVLDHKARCTTRKLRLHGYHAGASHLARGERLDKRYGDRAAAVQRLSRLAPELGTTITPNGDTTLAEAVWGLRAEMATTLVDALFRRTRIATFDGRAVLADAAGIAMRVGRAVGWGANRIGAEIALLDSTLRQELGVLALDLPQPPHTHSREDTP; encoded by the coding sequence ATGAACACGGTAGAGCAACAGGTCACAGCCGAATTGGATCGGCTTGCTGCTGACGAGCCGCTATCCTGCCGGGCCCGGCATCTTGCACGGTTGTCGGGAGGCAGGTTCGATGTTCTGGTGATCGGTGGCGGCATCACCGGGGCTGGGATCGCGCTGGACGCGGTCGCCCGCGGGCTAAGCGTGGCGCTGGTTGAGGCCGGAGATTTCGCGTCCGGCACCTCGTCGCGGTCGTCCAAGATGATCCATGGCGGCTTTCGCTATTTGCAGACTGGCGACGTGGCGCTGGTGCGGGAATCGCTGCGCGAGCGCCATGCGCTGCAGCGCAACGCTCCGCATCTGGTGCGGGTCATGCCGTTTATGATTCCGCTGTTCCTGAAGGGCGGTGTCATCAATCCCAAACTGTCGCGCGCGTTGGGGGGCGCGTTATGGAGCTATCAGCTTGCCGGTGCCTGGCGGCTGGGCCGCCGTCACCGCCGGCTGAGCCATGACGAGGTCGCGCGTCATATGCCGTCACTGGACATGGCCCGCATCGGCGCGGGTTACATGTTCCACGACCTGCGTGCCGATGATGCGCGGTTGGTGCTGGCGGTGCTGGCATCGGCAGCCACGCGCGGCGCATGCGTGGTCAATCACGCGCGCTGCGTCGGGTTGTCGGACTGCCGGAAGGGAATACGAACCGCGCGCATAGCAGTGGACGGAGAAGAAACCGATGTCAGCGCGCGCATGGTGGTGAATGCGACCGGCGTTTGGGCGCAAAAATTTTTGGAGGCTGTCAGCGTTCACAGCCCCCGCAAGCTCGCGCCCGCCAAGGGCACACATATCGTCGTGCCGCATGCGCTGGTGCGTAACGACGTGGCCGTGAGCCTGCCGGTCGCCAGCGATCGACGCACGGTCTCGGTCGTCGACGAAGGGCCGTTTGCCTATATCGGTTCGACGGAAACGACGGACCCTGCCGACGTGGATAAGCCTAGTGTTACGGAAAACGACATTAGTTACATCCTCGATGGCATCAACCGTCATCTGGTTCGCCCGGTCACACCGTCCGACATCATCAGCGGCTGGGCCGGTTTCCGGCCGCTGATCGCGGATGGCAAAAGCGCCCGCAGTTCCGACCTGTCGCGCCGCCATAGCATCGAACAAGAAGCCGATCGCCTGATCACCGTCACCGGTGGCAAGCTGACCACCTATCGAGAAATGGCCGAGGGCACGGTGGACGTAATCTGCCAGGTCTTGGACCACAAGGCGCGCTGCACCACCCGTAAGCTGCGCCTGCACGGCTATCACGCCGGGGCCAGCCATCTTGCGCGCGGCGAACGCCTGGACAAGCGCTATGGTGATCGCGCCGCTGCGGTGCAGCGCCTGTCCCGCCTTGCCCCCGAGCTGGGCACCACGATTACGCCAAACGGTGACACCACTCTTGCTGAAGCGGTGTGGGGCCTGCGTGCCGAGATGGCGACCACACTGGTCGATGCGCTGTTCCGGCGCACCCGGATCGCGACCTTCGACGGGCGCGCCGTCTTGGCGGATGCCGCCGGTATCGCGATGCGGGTCGGGCGCGCCGTCGGCTGGGGCGCCAACCGCATCGGCGCGGAAATCGCGCTTCTGGACTCAACGCTGCGACAGGAACTTGGCGTGCTAGCGCTGGACTTGCCGCAACCCCCCCACACCCATTCGAGAGAGGACACCCCATGA
- a CDS encoding ABC transporter ATP-binding protein, with protein MAIETARGAALDLHDLGKSYGGLKVLEGVNLNVAPGEFITFLGPSGSGKTTTLNLIAGFAAPDPGGRMQLDGRSLAEVPAHKRDIGVVFQNYALFPHMTVRENIAYPLKQRRPRPDRATIERRVEQVLTLVHLEAYGDRRPDQLSGGQQQRVALARAVVFEPKLLLLDEPLGALDKRLRESLQLELRRIHRELGVTIIFVTHDQDEALTLSDRIVVFREGAVEQIGTPAELYNNPGSEFVATFLGDSNIFTGTVDAGRFVRPGVDARFAPLATVANGSVTIMVRPENVTVSADGAGADNAVPVTIEDVVFSGATLRAEGVDAAGTQLIARTRADAAVPPVGSRAWFCWDGAATRVVSAGRAK; from the coding sequence ATGGCTATCGAAACCGCGCGCGGCGCAGCGCTCGACCTACACGACCTAGGCAAGTCCTACGGGGGCCTCAAGGTGCTGGAAGGCGTCAACCTGAACGTCGCCCCGGGTGAGTTCATTACCTTTCTGGGGCCAAGCGGGTCGGGCAAGACAACGACCCTTAACCTGATCGCAGGTTTTGCCGCTCCCGATCCAGGCGGGCGGATGCAGCTTGACGGCCGGTCGCTGGCCGAGGTTCCGGCCCACAAGCGCGACATTGGCGTGGTGTTCCAGAATTACGCGCTGTTTCCGCACATGACTGTCCGCGAGAATATTGCCTATCCGCTGAAGCAGCGCCGACCGCGGCCCGACCGCGCCACAATCGAGCGACGCGTCGAGCAGGTGTTGACGCTGGTTCACCTGGAAGCCTATGGTGACCGCCGGCCGGATCAGCTGTCGGGCGGCCAGCAGCAGCGCGTGGCGCTAGCTCGTGCAGTGGTGTTTGAACCAAAATTGTTGCTGCTGGATGAACCGTTGGGCGCGCTGGACAAGCGGCTGCGTGAATCGCTGCAGTTGGAACTGCGCCGCATTCACCGCGAACTGGGCGTGACAATCATCTTCGTTACGCACGACCAAGACGAAGCGCTGACGCTGTCGGACCGGATTGTCGTCTTTCGAGAAGGTGCGGTCGAACAGATCGGCACGCCCGCCGAATTGTATAACAATCCCGGCAGCGAATTCGTCGCGACGTTTTTGGGTGATTCTAACATCTTCACGGGGACGGTCGATGCTGGCCGGTTCGTTCGACCCGGCGTGGACGCGCGGTTCGCCCCGCTTGCCACCGTCGCTAACGGTTCGGTCACGATCATGGTTCGGCCCGAAAACGTCACCGTCTCGGCGGATGGCGCCGGCGCCGACAATGCGGTGCCGGTCACGATCGAAGACGTCGTCTTTTCTGGCGCCACATTGCGCGCCGAAGGCGTGGACGCCGCAGGCACGCAACTAATTGCCCGCACGCGCGCCGATGCCGCGGTTCCGCCAGTCGGGTCGCGGGCATGGTTCTGCTGGGATGGCGCGGCCACCCGCGTGGTTTCGGCAGGGCGGGCAAAATGA
- a CDS encoding ABC transporter permease subunit, whose product MSSGSRNFIARNKSILLLMAPIVVFLAAFFAWPVVLVLLNSFGGKNGVFGEYVEFFTNSTYVRIVVRTIVVAVSVTLLCLLIGYPYAYLMVRTRGTTLAVLTGVVLLSFFTSVMVRSFAWIVLLQRNGIIDRAVQWVGLDGLVLRGTTTGVTIAMVQVMLPFMIFPLYSAMAGIDTRLERASISLGASGWTTFRQVWLPLSMPGVIGGSVIVFVTSLGFYVIPGLVGSPSNQLLSHLIYSLINTVLNIPLASAASLIMLLLALLVVVPTMIRFDVAGGTSRFATDEGRGDRQSVWLWIWAALVIVLLLVPGLIVIPLSFPANRSFAFPPEGFSLQWYARFFQDRQWWGSFVTSVQVAVLVTITSTVLSVFAGLALRRSSARVRTIIRALVLTPRIVPGVIIAMALYGLFLQWQLNITVTGLVIAHTVMALPFAFIPIAATLEQFDARFEQASASLGASRLTTFRQIILPLISTGMMTGALFAFVISFDEVVVSLFVSGVGLRTLPVQMYRSVANDIDPTIAAASTMLLVLTALTVVASTIYTHRRGR is encoded by the coding sequence ATGTCTTCTGGATCCAGGAACTTCATCGCGCGCAACAAGAGCATACTGCTGCTCATGGCGCCGATCGTCGTCTTTCTCGCTGCGTTTTTCGCGTGGCCCGTCGTCCTTGTTCTGCTCAACAGCTTCGGTGGCAAGAACGGTGTCTTTGGCGAGTATGTCGAGTTCTTCACCAACAGCACCTATGTGCGGATCGTCGTGCGCACGATCGTCGTTGCCGTCTCGGTGACGCTCCTGTGCCTGCTGATCGGTTACCCTTATGCCTACCTGATGGTGCGCACACGGGGCACGACGTTGGCTGTTCTGACCGGCGTGGTGCTGCTGTCGTTTTTCACCAGCGTCATGGTGCGCAGCTTTGCCTGGATTGTCCTGCTACAGCGCAACGGCATCATTGACCGTGCTGTGCAGTGGGTTGGGCTAGACGGGCTGGTGCTGCGTGGCACGACGACAGGCGTCACGATCGCGATGGTGCAGGTGATGCTGCCGTTCATGATTTTTCCACTTTACAGCGCGATGGCGGGCATCGACACGCGCTTAGAACGCGCTTCGATCTCGCTTGGCGCAAGCGGGTGGACGACGTTCCGCCAGGTTTGGCTGCCGCTGTCGATGCCGGGGGTGATCGGCGGATCTGTGATCGTGTTCGTGACGTCGCTGGGCTTTTACGTCATTCCCGGTCTGGTCGGCTCGCCGTCGAACCAACTGCTGTCGCACCTGATCTATTCGCTGATAAACACGGTTCTGAACATCCCGCTGGCGTCGGCCGCGTCGCTGATCATGCTGCTGCTGGCGCTGCTAGTGGTGGTGCCGACGATGATCCGGTTCGACGTTGCGGGTGGCACCAGCCGGTTCGCGACCGATGAAGGGCGCGGCGACCGGCAATCCGTCTGGCTTTGGATCTGGGCGGCGCTGGTGATCGTGCTGTTGCTGGTGCCGGGTCTAATAGTCATACCACTCAGTTTTCCTGCAAATCGCAGCTTTGCCTTTCCGCCCGAAGGCTTTTCGTTGCAGTGGTATGCGCGCTTTTTCCAAGATCGCCAGTGGTGGGGGTCGTTCGTCACGTCTGTTCAGGTCGCGGTGCTGGTTACCATCACTTCGACGGTGCTGTCGGTGTTCGCAGGCCTTGCCCTGAGGCGATCCTCGGCCCGTGTCCGCACGATCATCCGCGCGCTGGTGCTGACCCCGCGGATCGTTCCGGGTGTGATCATCGCGATGGCGTTGTATGGGCTTTTCCTGCAATGGCAGCTTAATATCACTGTCACCGGACTGGTAATTGCACACACCGTGATGGCGCTGCCCTTCGCGTTTATCCCCATCGCCGCCACCCTGGAGCAGTTCGACGCTCGGTTCGAGCAGGCATCTGCGTCGCTGGGCGCATCGCGTCTGACCACGTTCCGTCAGATTATCTTGCCGCTGATCAGCACGGGAATGATGACGGGCGCGCTGTTTGCCTTTGTCATCTCCTTCGACGAGGTGGTCGTCTCGCTGTTCGTATCCGGTGTCGGCCTGCGCACCTTGCCGGTGCAGATGTATCGCTCGGTCGCCAACGACATCGACCCGACGATCGCGGCCGCTTCGACCATGTTGCTGGTGTTGACCGCTCTCACCGTGGTCGCGAGCACGATCTATACTCACAGGAGGGGCCGTTGA